The sequence aaatatttcttatgTTGCTTTTGAAGTGAGAGATTTTATTTGGAGAATGATTTGAGAGAAGAATTTGAGAttcatgattggatttgagaTTTAGTTCAATTTTGTGTATTTATTCAAGTCAGATATTTTTAAATCgatgtatttgaaatttatctATCAATTCACACGCAACATTAGTTTATCTTAGAACTTAGAAGATGTATAATGaatgattttttcaaaatattctttctaactagtataatttattaatttctaCACATGAATTAGATGAAGGAGTGTGGAATTACTTATGAAACATGTTGACTGGTACGAATGAAGTTGAATAGATTAATTTTAAGAAAGTTGGAATGAGTGTATCATTCAATTATATTGATATGAGATATCTTGGTGATTATAATAGGAAACTAAGTATGTGGTGAGATAAGTTTGATTGGGTTCAAAGATTTTATGTCGTCATAACTTATATGAGACAGTCTCATGGGTTAATTTATTTGACAGATTTTCAATCCGACTCGATTAattaaaaaatgtattttttaatatatagatCTAATCAACCACGTTTTTTGATATAAATTTGTGAAATCATCTCacaaaagatatatatatatatatatatatattattttattaaccaaaaatacatgaaaataaaaaaaaagaaaagaatatatagCAATACTTTGGTTTTGGGCTCGACTCAAAATATTTTGTAGAATAGTTTTCCAGCTGAAAACAAGCTCTCCACTCTCCATGCACTTGATTCCGAATTTATGCGCAATAGTCGGAACATAACATTATTCAAATATCTTGTGTGACTTTTTTAGAGCAAATGATCCAAATAATTATActacataaatcataaattcacTTGTATCAggctctaaaatataaatacaaaaCAAAAAGTTAATGTAAAAATATGTTGGGAGAAGTTATTGAGGGAGGAGCTTATGTGGTCTACAACGCGAAAAAACACGGACAAAAAGTTATCATACATAattgatttaataaaatttaataaacatATTGTGAAAATCTACTCCAATTCTGACAGTTTGGCCGAGTGGTCTAAGGCGCCAGATTTAGGCTCTGGTCCGAAAGGGCGTGGGTTCAAATCCCACAGCTGTCATCTCTAGccgaaatttattttgttctaattttattttgtttaatttaattaatataaataaaccTTAATAAATGTGATATGAATCCTGTTGATGGACCTGGTGCAATATGCAGTGGCGAAATATAGAAGCCCAACTCTTATATTATATAGCTTCAGTATAGAAACCCAATCCTTAGTTCTTTATCTATATGGCTTCTTCGCTCAGCCCACTCCCTACTTTAAGTCCAGCCCAATGAAATATATAAACTGTCGATAATAGTTAACTAATCTATTTTATTTCCATGAAAATGAAAGTGATTGCGGAGTACTTGATGTTTTATATTAGTTAAAAGTATATCATTATTTCCACAAGTCATTATCAACCTTTTCCAGGAGATTTTTTTTAGGGTGTTTTGATAATAATTATGTTTTTATATGTGATATGTCAAATACCtaattaaaaatatgattaGGTTTCACAATTCCATATGGGAAAAAGTGAAAACGTTGTGTTGGAGATATTTTTTGCAATTTGCATGATGCATCTTGCTGCCCTCTTgacaatataaatataaaattaataaatgagACAGTAGCAAATAGCaacaccatttttttttttccaagagTCATGTTACATGTAAAACACACCGTTACACGATATATTTGAAATCTAATATATAATCATAAACACATTTTAGTTGAAATAACTCATTTTTCAAACAAATgtatcttctttttttttccgcAATCGATATTGCGATTTTCTTTTCACTTAATAAtgaaaaaatatcttaaaactTTGTGATACTAGTTTCTTTCCACGTAATGAATTTGGAGTCAGAGTGCTGGTTTTGTCAGCATGCACAGATTGATGGACTCGCAAGTTCCCAATATTATATTCCCGAGGTGCCATCAATGCACTCAACTAactaaataacaataataattctGAATCGTTCAAATTCTATCTTACTATCTCCCCACCATTTCAGATCTTTTTTCTCAGATATTTTCAATCCCCACCCTCACTTTTCCAGCATATATATCTCTCTTCTCAACTGCTCCATAGCAACCAAATCTTGATCCTTTCACTGCACATACCATCCCATTTGTTCAAATGGCAGCCATGGCCACAACCTTCACCTCTCCTCTTTCCAAGACTGCGTTTTTGGATAACAAGACCTCTTTCCATGGATCTTCCTTCATCCCCACTCGCGATGTTCCAGCTCAACCCATCAAATCTTCCAGGCAGAACATGCCGATTTCCATGTCCGCCACCCCATCGTACAATCTCGACAACTTTAAGTTCAATCCCATTAAAGAATCCATCGTCTCCCGCGAGATGACCAGGCGTTACATGACGGACATGATCACCTTCGCCGACACCGACGTCGTCGTGGTCGGCGCCGGCTCTGCTGGTCTCTCCTGCGCCTACGAGCTCAGCAAGAACCCCGCCATCAACATCGCCATCATCGAACAATCCGTCAGCCCAGGCGGCGGCGCTTGGCTCGGCGGCCAGCTGTTCTCTGCCATGGTCGTCCGCAAGCCGGCTCACAAGTTCCTGGACGAACTCGAGGTGGAGTACGACGAGCAGGAACACTACGTTGTGATCAAGCACGCCGCTCTTTTCACCTCCACCATCATGAGCAAACTCCTGGCGCGGCCCAATGTGAAGCTGTTCAACGCCGTGGCGGCGGAGGATTTGATCGTCAAGGGTGGGAGAGTGGCTGGAGTGGTCACGAACTGGGCTTTGGTGTCGATGAATCACGACACACAGTCGTGTATGGACCCGAATGTGATGGAGTCGAAAGTGGTGGTGAGTTCTTGCGGCCACGACGGACCTTTCGGCGCCACCGGGGTGAAGAGATTGAAGAGCATCGGAATGATTGACAACGTTCCCGGCATGAAGGCCCTGGATATGAACAC comes from Henckelia pumila isolate YLH828 chromosome 4, ASM3356847v2, whole genome shotgun sequence and encodes:
- the LOC140864004 gene encoding thiamine thiazole synthase 2, chloroplastic-like; translation: MAAMATTFTSPLSKTAFLDNKTSFHGSSFIPTRDVPAQPIKSSRQNMPISMSATPSYNLDNFKFNPIKESIVSREMTRRYMTDMITFADTDVVVVGAGSAGLSCAYELSKNPAINIAIIEQSVSPGGGAWLGGQLFSAMVVRKPAHKFLDELEVEYDEQEHYVVIKHAALFTSTIMSKLLARPNVKLFNAVAAEDLIVKGGRVAGVVTNWALVSMNHDTQSCMDPNVMESKVVVSSCGHDGPFGATGVKRLKSIGMIDNVPGMKALDMNTAEDAIVRLTREIVPGMIVTGMEVAEIDGAPRMGPTFGAMMISGQKAAHLALKALGQPNALDGSYSEIKTGQPEFTLASMPSDEIVDA